The Juglans regia cultivar Chandler chromosome 2, Walnut 2.0, whole genome shotgun sequence genome includes a window with the following:
- the LOC109013298 gene encoding protein IMPAIRED IN BABA-INDUCED STERILITY 1-like isoform X1, translating into MGCVSSKQAVSVTPALDHSGAFRDSGVGAGNSGRIRVGSGENEKGKSSNRKKSGESVVVVGLSGSELGESGRASSNGNDSSLSFRLGNLQKYVEGEQVAAGWPAWLSAVAGEAIQGWIPLRADAFEKLEKIGQGTYSSVFRARETETGRIVALKKVRFDNFEPESVRFMAREITILRRLDHPNIIKLEGIITSRLSCSIYLVFEYMEHDITGLLSCPDIKFSESQIKCYVKQLLSGIEHCHSRGVMHRDIKGSNLLVNNDGILKVADFGLANFYSSGHRQPLTSRVVTLWYRPPELLLGSTDYGASVDLWSVGCVFAELILGKPILQGRTEVEQLHKIFKLCGSPPDDYWKRTKLPHATLFKPQQPYDSSLRETFKNLPKTTISLLETLLSVEPYKRGTAFSALASEYFTSKPYACDPSSLPIYPPSKEIDAKSREEAKRKKIGGRVRGPEITRKPARKPYGICKLAAGEEMANQTQDSHKIKVSNGDILKDVNSTIEGMARKPSVDNIEEASHVKNASQGDVPFSIPLQVSTSSGFAWAKRRKEDASVRSHSRSTSRGHICSIVESTTALHARNNVDSRRHENGDAYGTRSYCRGHDSYEIVKLAMQNNWCKFERPDSFDASDEYHSQELSLAQYEREMSAKRSNLGYQDQGDKVEFSGPLLSQSHRVDELLEKHERHIRRTVRKSWFQRGKRHGK; encoded by the exons ATGGGTTGCGTGAGCTCGAAGCAAGCGGTGTCGGTGACGCCGGCTTTGGACCATTCTGGCGCGTTCCGGGACAGCGGCGTCGGTGCCGGGAATTCGGGTCGTATCCGGGTCGGCTCGGGGGAGAATGAGAAGGGGAAGTCTAGTAACAGGAAGAAGAGTGGCGAGtcagtggtggtggtgggtttGAGCGGGAGCGAGTTGGGTGAGTCCGGGAGAGCGAGTTCCAATGGGAACGACTCGTCATTGAGCTTCAGATTGGGGAATTTGCAAAAGTACGTGGAGGGGGAGCAGGTGGCTGCTGGGTGGCCTGCTTGGCTCAGCGCGGTCGCCGGCGAAGCCATTCAGGGCTGGATTCCTCTACGAGCCGATGCCTTCGAAAAATTAGAAAAG ATCGGACAGGGTACATATAGCAGCGTGTTCCGAGCACGTGAAACAGAAACTGGCAGGATAGTTGCTCTGAAGAAGGTGCGGTTTGACAATTTTGAGCCTGAGAGTGTTCGGTTTATGGCAAGAGAAATTACAATTCTACGCAGGCTTGACCATCCGAACATCATAAAACTGGAGGGTATAATTACTTCCCGATTGTCATGTAGCATATACCTTGTATTCGAGTACATGGAACATGATATTACTGGACTCTTATCTTGCCCAGACATCAAGTTCAGTGAGTCACAG atcaAATGCTATGTGAAGCAGTTGTTATCTGGAATTGAGCACTGCCACTCAAGGGGAGTAATGCACCGGGATATTAAAGGATCAAATCTGTTGGTTAATAATGATGGAATTTTGAAGGTGGCTGATTTTGGATTGGCAAATTTTTATAGTTCTGGGCATAGGCAACCCCTAACCAGTCGCGTTGTCACCTTATGGTACCGTCCTCCTGAACTTCTTCTCGGATCGACTGATTATGGAGCATCTGTGGATCTTTGGAGTGTTGGCTGTGTATTTGCAGAACTAATACTAGGAAAACCGATCCTTCAAGGGAGAACAGAG GTTGAGCAACtacacaaaattttcaagctTTGTGGATCTCCACCTGATGACTACTGGAAGAGAACCAAACTTCCTCATGCAACATTATTCAAACCACAGCAACCTTATGATAGTTCTCTTCGAGAGACCTTTAAAAATTTACCTAAAACCACCATAAGCCTGCTGGAAACTCTTCTGTCCGTAGAACCATACAAACGAGGGACAGCTTTCTCTGCTCTAGCATCTGAG TACTTCACATCAAAGCCTTATGCATGTGATCCATCAAGCTTGCCAATATACCCACCCAGCAAGGAGATTGATGCAAAAAGTCGTGAGGAGGCAAAGAG GAAAAAGATTGGTGGGAGAGTTCGTGGACCTGAAATAACAAGAAAGCCTGCAAGAAAACCCTATGGAATCTGTAAATTGGCAGCAGGAGAg GAGATGGCAAATCAGACTCAGGATTCTCATAAGATTAAGGTTAGCAATGGAGATATTCTCAAAGATGTAAATTCTACTATAGAAGGCATGGCACGAAAGCCATCAGTTGATAACATTGAAGAGGCTTCCCATGTAAAGAATGCATCTCAAGGTGACGTTCCCTTTTCCATCCCCTTACAAGTTTCTACATCAAGTGGTTTTGCATGGGCAAAAAGGAGAAAGGAGGATGCATCCGTAAGATCACACAGTAGGTCTACTTCAAGAGGACACATTTGCAGTATTGTAGAATCTACTACTGCATTGCATGCCAGGAACAATGTTGACTCTAGAAGGCACGAAAATGGGGATGCATATGGGACCCGCTCATATTGTAGAGGCCATGATTCCTATGAGATTGTCAAGCTTGCAATGCAGAATAATTGGTGCAAGTTTGAGCGTCCAGACTCATTTGATGCTTCTGATGAGTACCACTCTCAGGAACTGTCGTTGGCACAATATGAAAGAGAGATGTCGGCTAAAAGAAGCAATCTG GGGTACCAGGACCAAGGGGACAAGGTTGAATTTTCTGGACCATTACTGTCTCAATCACACAGAGTTGATGAACTTTTAGAGAAGCATGAGCGTCACATCCGCCGGACAGTGCGAAAATCATGGTTCCAAAGAG GTAAAAGGCATGGGAAGTAA
- the LOC109013298 gene encoding protein IMPAIRED IN BABA-INDUCED STERILITY 1-like isoform X2: protein MGCVSSKQAVSVTPALDHSGAFRDSGVGAGNSGRIRVGSGENEKGKSSNRKKSGESVVVVGLSGSELGESGRASSNGNDSSLSFRLGNLQKYVEGEQVAAGWPAWLSAVAGEAIQGWIPLRADAFEKLEKIKCYVKQLLSGIEHCHSRGVMHRDIKGSNLLVNNDGILKVADFGLANFYSSGHRQPLTSRVVTLWYRPPELLLGSTDYGASVDLWSVGCVFAELILGKPILQGRTEVEQLHKIFKLCGSPPDDYWKRTKLPHATLFKPQQPYDSSLRETFKNLPKTTISLLETLLSVEPYKRGTAFSALASEYFTSKPYACDPSSLPIYPPSKEIDAKSREEAKRKKIGGRVRGPEITRKPARKPYGICKLAAGEEMANQTQDSHKIKVSNGDILKDVNSTIEGMARKPSVDNIEEASHVKNASQGDVPFSIPLQVSTSSGFAWAKRRKEDASVRSHSRSTSRGHICSIVESTTALHARNNVDSRRHENGDAYGTRSYCRGHDSYEIVKLAMQNNWCKFERPDSFDASDEYHSQELSLAQYEREMSAKRSNLGYQDQGDKVEFSGPLLSQSHRVDELLEKHERHIRRTVRKSWFQRGKRHGK, encoded by the exons ATGGGTTGCGTGAGCTCGAAGCAAGCGGTGTCGGTGACGCCGGCTTTGGACCATTCTGGCGCGTTCCGGGACAGCGGCGTCGGTGCCGGGAATTCGGGTCGTATCCGGGTCGGCTCGGGGGAGAATGAGAAGGGGAAGTCTAGTAACAGGAAGAAGAGTGGCGAGtcagtggtggtggtgggtttGAGCGGGAGCGAGTTGGGTGAGTCCGGGAGAGCGAGTTCCAATGGGAACGACTCGTCATTGAGCTTCAGATTGGGGAATTTGCAAAAGTACGTGGAGGGGGAGCAGGTGGCTGCTGGGTGGCCTGCTTGGCTCAGCGCGGTCGCCGGCGAAGCCATTCAGGGCTGGATTCCTCTACGAGCCGATGCCTTCGAAAAATTAGAAAAG atcaAATGCTATGTGAAGCAGTTGTTATCTGGAATTGAGCACTGCCACTCAAGGGGAGTAATGCACCGGGATATTAAAGGATCAAATCTGTTGGTTAATAATGATGGAATTTTGAAGGTGGCTGATTTTGGATTGGCAAATTTTTATAGTTCTGGGCATAGGCAACCCCTAACCAGTCGCGTTGTCACCTTATGGTACCGTCCTCCTGAACTTCTTCTCGGATCGACTGATTATGGAGCATCTGTGGATCTTTGGAGTGTTGGCTGTGTATTTGCAGAACTAATACTAGGAAAACCGATCCTTCAAGGGAGAACAGAG GTTGAGCAACtacacaaaattttcaagctTTGTGGATCTCCACCTGATGACTACTGGAAGAGAACCAAACTTCCTCATGCAACATTATTCAAACCACAGCAACCTTATGATAGTTCTCTTCGAGAGACCTTTAAAAATTTACCTAAAACCACCATAAGCCTGCTGGAAACTCTTCTGTCCGTAGAACCATACAAACGAGGGACAGCTTTCTCTGCTCTAGCATCTGAG TACTTCACATCAAAGCCTTATGCATGTGATCCATCAAGCTTGCCAATATACCCACCCAGCAAGGAGATTGATGCAAAAAGTCGTGAGGAGGCAAAGAG GAAAAAGATTGGTGGGAGAGTTCGTGGACCTGAAATAACAAGAAAGCCTGCAAGAAAACCCTATGGAATCTGTAAATTGGCAGCAGGAGAg GAGATGGCAAATCAGACTCAGGATTCTCATAAGATTAAGGTTAGCAATGGAGATATTCTCAAAGATGTAAATTCTACTATAGAAGGCATGGCACGAAAGCCATCAGTTGATAACATTGAAGAGGCTTCCCATGTAAAGAATGCATCTCAAGGTGACGTTCCCTTTTCCATCCCCTTACAAGTTTCTACATCAAGTGGTTTTGCATGGGCAAAAAGGAGAAAGGAGGATGCATCCGTAAGATCACACAGTAGGTCTACTTCAAGAGGACACATTTGCAGTATTGTAGAATCTACTACTGCATTGCATGCCAGGAACAATGTTGACTCTAGAAGGCACGAAAATGGGGATGCATATGGGACCCGCTCATATTGTAGAGGCCATGATTCCTATGAGATTGTCAAGCTTGCAATGCAGAATAATTGGTGCAAGTTTGAGCGTCCAGACTCATTTGATGCTTCTGATGAGTACCACTCTCAGGAACTGTCGTTGGCACAATATGAAAGAGAGATGTCGGCTAAAAGAAGCAATCTG GGGTACCAGGACCAAGGGGACAAGGTTGAATTTTCTGGACCATTACTGTCTCAATCACACAGAGTTGATGAACTTTTAGAGAAGCATGAGCGTCACATCCGCCGGACAGTGCGAAAATCATGGTTCCAAAGAG GTAAAAGGCATGGGAAGTAA